One genomic window of Niveibacterium sp. SC-1 includes the following:
- a CDS encoding low molecular weight protein-tyrosine-phosphatase, whose amino-acid sequence MNANTPPRILFVCTGNICRSPTAEGVARAVFAREGFRAEFDSAGTQGYHSGEAPDPRSQKAATRRGYDLSGLRARKLTPADFARFDLVLAMDQGHMDLLQAQCPAAYRHKVRLFLDHASGAEVPDPYYGGDAGFEHVLDLCEDGAHDLLAALRKLA is encoded by the coding sequence GTGAACGCCAACACCCCGCCTCGCATCCTCTTCGTCTGCACCGGAAACATCTGCCGTTCGCCCACCGCCGAGGGCGTGGCGCGTGCCGTGTTCGCACGCGAGGGCTTCCGGGCGGAGTTCGATTCGGCGGGGACGCAGGGGTACCACAGCGGCGAGGCGCCGGACCCACGCAGCCAGAAGGCGGCGACGCGGCGCGGCTACGACCTCTCCGGTCTGCGTGCACGCAAGCTCACGCCCGCGGACTTTGCCCGTTTCGACCTGGTGCTGGCGATGGACCAGGGACACATGGACCTGCTGCAGGCGCAATGCCCCGCGGCATACCGGCACAAGGTCCGCTTGTTTCTCGACCACGCGTCGGGCGCCGAAGTCCCCGATCCCTACTACGGGGGCGACGCCGGCTTCGAGCATGTGCTCGACCTGTGCGAGGACGGCGCGCACGACCTCCTGGCCGCCTTGCGCAAGTTGGCCTGA
- a CDS encoding Rne/Rng family ribonuclease produces MKRMLFNATQAEELRVAIVDGQKLIDLDIESAAKEQRKSNIYKGVITRIEPSLEAAFVDYGAERHGFLPFKEISRAYFKEGVDASRATIREALREGQELIVQVEKDERGNKGAALTTFISLAGRYLVLMPNNPRGGGVSRRVEGDERAELRDALDQVEVPSGMSLIARTAAIGRTAEELQWDLNYLAQLWKAIESASKAEKGACLIYQEGSLVIRAIRDYFSSDIGELLIDTDEVYEQAKQFMAHVMPTNVHRVKRYRDDVPLFSRFQIEHQIESAYSRQVNMPSGGAVVIDHTEALVAVDVNSGRATKGSDIEETALKTNLEAADEVARQLRLRDLGGLIVIDFIDMENPKSQREVENRLRDALRHDRARVQMGKISRFGLLELSRQRLRPALAETSYITCPRCTGTGHIRSTESAALHILRILEEEAMKENTGAVHVQVPVDVATFLLNEKRVDIAKIELRHKINLLLIPNRHLETPAHEIIRLRHDQLNQEDTSLPSYRMAVMPEDANYAPPSANTDGKPQRQEAAIRNFTPDTPAPIVEPKPAPVAAAPATVATAPAPGLFQRVLAWLRGDSAQPAPAPAAPAPAPAGKRESRQERNRGERGRGRDGQRRNGEERGERSARGEEKRERGEGRNRGEKAERPERADRQREQRAEQTDTTKEGKPDGRERNRRERGEDKRERGERQEKREAVVVDASASNVAAPTEEATNAQQPRRERQPRQPREARENRNAAAADREVVTQSAGEVAEVAAPTAEDEAGSSSRRRNRRGRRGGERRGEALQGGPVEYLITPDGHVEKLETAAAEVQLEAQAAAEPVATPAVEALQAVTAEVVATVAPTAVEATAEVVAEAAPQIQAAASEPTIAPEPVRVETPVSAPAVETEVAPSAPEPAPVLAEAVARHQAIEAPAVSPAKPQAHAPIDLSAYIKASDLEMIETRSAAPVAAVVTEDAPAPARRRRERVSRAPVEDMLEQVETRNK; encoded by the coding sequence ATGAAGCGCATGCTCTTTAACGCGACGCAGGCCGAAGAACTTCGCGTCGCGATCGTGGACGGTCAGAAACTGATCGACCTCGATATCGAATCGGCCGCCAAGGAACAACGCAAGAGCAACATCTACAAGGGCGTCATCACCCGCATCGAGCCCAGCCTCGAAGCTGCCTTTGTCGACTACGGTGCCGAGCGTCACGGCTTCCTGCCGTTCAAGGAAATTTCTCGCGCCTACTTCAAGGAAGGTGTGGACGCATCGCGTGCCACCATCCGCGAAGCCCTGCGTGAAGGCCAGGAACTGATCGTCCAGGTCGAAAAGGACGAACGTGGCAACAAGGGCGCTGCCCTCACCACCTTCATCTCGCTCGCCGGCCGCTACCTGGTCCTGATGCCGAACAATCCGCGCGGCGGTGGCGTTTCGCGTCGCGTGGAAGGTGACGAACGCGCCGAACTGCGCGATGCGCTTGATCAGGTCGAAGTGCCCTCGGGCATGAGCCTGATCGCCCGCACCGCTGCGATCGGCCGCACCGCCGAAGAACTGCAGTGGGACCTGAACTACCTCGCCCAACTGTGGAAGGCGATCGAGTCCGCCTCCAAGGCCGAGAAAGGCGCCTGCCTGATCTACCAGGAAGGCAGTCTGGTGATCCGCGCGATCCGCGACTACTTCTCGTCCGACATCGGCGAACTCCTGATCGACACCGACGAGGTGTACGAGCAGGCCAAGCAGTTCATGGCCCACGTGATGCCGACCAACGTGCATCGCGTAAAGCGCTACCGCGACGACGTGCCGCTGTTCTCGCGCTTCCAGATCGAACACCAGATCGAATCGGCCTACTCGCGCCAGGTGAACATGCCTTCGGGCGGCGCCGTGGTGATCGACCACACCGAAGCGCTGGTCGCCGTCGATGTGAACTCCGGTCGTGCCACCAAGGGCAGCGACATCGAGGAGACCGCGCTCAAGACCAACCTCGAAGCGGCCGACGAAGTTGCCCGCCAATTGCGTCTGCGCGACCTGGGCGGCCTGATCGTCATCGACTTCATCGACATGGAAAACCCGAAGAGCCAGCGCGAGGTGGAAAACCGCCTGCGCGACGCCCTTCGTCATGACCGCGCCCGCGTGCAGATGGGCAAGATCAGCCGCTTCGGCCTCCTCGAGCTCTCGCGCCAGCGCCTGCGTCCGGCCCTCGCGGAAACCAGCTACATCACCTGTCCGCGCTGTACCGGCACCGGTCATATCCGCTCGACCGAGTCCGCCGCGCTGCACATCCTGCGCATCCTCGAAGAGGAAGCGATGAAGGAGAACACCGGCGCGGTGCACGTACAGGTGCCGGTCGATGTCGCGACCTTCCTGCTCAACGAAAAGCGGGTGGACATCGCCAAGATCGAGCTGCGCCACAAGATCAACCTGCTGCTGATCCCCAACCGTCACCTGGAAACCCCGGCGCACGAAATCATCCGCCTGCGCCACGACCAGCTGAACCAGGAAGACACCAGTCTTCCTAGCTACCGCATGGCGGTGATGCCGGAAGACGCGAACTACGCACCGCCCTCGGCCAACACCGATGGCAAGCCGCAACGCCAGGAAGCTGCGATCCGCAACTTCACGCCCGATACGCCGGCGCCGATCGTCGAGCCCAAGCCGGCACCGGTCGCCGCTGCGCCGGCGACAGTCGCAACGGCGCCCGCCCCCGGCCTGTTCCAGCGCGTGCTGGCCTGGCTCCGCGGCGACAGCGCACAACCGGCTCCCGCCCCCGCAGCACCGGCACCCGCGCCGGCAGGTAAGCGTGAGAGCCGCCAAGAGCGCAATCGTGGTGAACGTGGTCGGGGTCGCGATGGCCAGCGTCGCAATGGCGAGGAACGCGGTGAGCGTTCCGCCCGTGGCGAGGAAAAACGCGAACGTGGCGAAGGTCGCAACCGCGGCGAAAAGGCGGAGCGCCCTGAGCGCGCCGATCGCCAGCGCGAGCAGCGCGCGGAGCAGACCGACACCACCAAGGAAGGCAAGCCCGATGGTCGTGAGCGCAATCGTCGCGAACGCGGCGAAGACAAGCGCGAGCGTGGTGAGCGCCAGGAAAAGCGCGAAGCCGTCGTCGTGGATGCGAGCGCCAGCAACGTTGCCGCGCCTACGGAGGAAGCGACCAACGCCCAGCAACCGCGTCGCGAACGCCAGCCCCGCCAACCGCGTGAAGCTCGCGAAAACCGCAATGCGGCAGCCGCTGATCGGGAAGTCGTCACTCAGTCCGCAGGCGAAGTCGCGGAAGTTGCAGCACCGACGGCAGAGGACGAAGCCGGCAGCTCCAGCCGCCGCCGCAATCGCCGCGGTCGTCGTGGTGGCGAACGCCGCGGTGAGGCGCTGCAGGGCGGTCCGGTGGAATACCTGATCACGCCCGACGGCCACGTCGAGAAGCTCGAAACGGCCGCAGCCGAAGTGCAGCTTGAAGCGCAAGCCGCCGCCGAGCCGGTCGCCACGCCTGCCGTGGAAGCACTGCAAGCCGTGACCGCGGAGGTCGTTGCGACCGTCGCGCCGACCGCAGTGGAAGCGACTGCGGAGGTTGTTGCGGAAGCCGCGCCTCAGATCCAGGCCGCCGCAAGCGAGCCCACGATCGCTCCCGAGCCCGTTCGCGTCGAAACGCCTGTAAGCGCGCCCGCAGTGGAAACCGAGGTCGCCCCGTCCGCACCGGAACCCGCGCCGGTCCTGGCGGAAGCGGTGGCTCGCCACCAGGCCATCGAAGCCCCGGCCGTTTCGCCGGCGAAGCCACAGGCCCATGCGCCGATCGACCTGTCTGCGTACATCAAGGCCAGCGATCTCGAGATGATCGAGACCCGATCTGCGGCCCCCGTGGCGGCAGTCGTCACGGAAGATGCGCCCGCCCCTGCGCGCCGTCGCCGCGAGCGTGTTTCGCGCGCGCCGGTGGAAGACATGCTTGAGCAGGTCGAGACCCGCAACAAGTAA
- a CDS encoding sulfite exporter TauE/SafE family protein, whose translation MQAGLEGAGILAAVGGGFDTTGWIVAGLAVLMTGISKSALGGALGGLAVPFMAMWLPAREAAAVMLPILVLMDLVGIRAFWGKASLPELKTLIPAALVGIALGTLTFGLVPDRGVKAVIGAIAVWFAIDRIVRRGAKPVSEPGRAKAWLWGGVSGVTSTLAHAGGPPLLVYLLGRGLPRETFVATTVFYFAVINAAKVPFYVGLGLFTRESLLISLCFAPLVPLGVWLGVRLLTRLPERPFYIFATAALGLSGLKLIQEALS comes from the coding sequence ATGCAGGCAGGACTTGAAGGCGCCGGGATACTGGCGGCGGTGGGGGGCGGTTTCGACACCACGGGCTGGATCGTGGCCGGGCTGGCGGTCCTCATGACCGGGATATCGAAGTCGGCGCTCGGTGGTGCGCTGGGTGGGCTGGCGGTGCCCTTCATGGCGATGTGGCTGCCGGCGCGTGAGGCGGCAGCGGTGATGCTGCCGATCCTGGTCCTGATGGATCTGGTCGGCATCCGCGCCTTCTGGGGCAAGGCTTCCCTGCCCGAACTCAAGACGCTGATTCCGGCGGCCTTGGTCGGGATTGCGCTGGGGACGCTGACTTTCGGGCTGGTGCCGGATCGTGGCGTCAAGGCGGTGATCGGTGCGATCGCGGTCTGGTTTGCTATCGACCGGATTGTCCGTCGCGGCGCGAAGCCTGTATCGGAGCCGGGGCGCGCCAAGGCCTGGCTGTGGGGCGGTGTTTCCGGCGTGACCAGCACGCTGGCGCATGCGGGCGGGCCGCCGCTGCTGGTTTACCTGCTCGGCCGCGGCCTGCCGCGGGAAACCTTTGTCGCGACGACAGTCTTCTACTTTGCGGTCATAAACGCCGCGAAGGTCCCGTTCTATGTGGGCCTCGGGCTCTTCACCCGCGAGTCGCTGCTGATCTCGTTGTGTTTTGCGCCGCTGGTGCCACTCGGTGTGTGGTTGGGCGTGCGGCTGCTGACACGTCTGCCGGAGCGGCCGTTCTACATATTCGCGACGGCGGCCTTGGGACTATCCGGGCTCAAGCTCATCCAGGAAGCCCTCTCCTGA
- a CDS encoding ABC transporter substrate-binding protein: MNRRRFLLGSGTGAALFLASPLASAQSSRPWVIGQSVDLSGPTQNLGRDYFTGAKLCFDQVNRAGGIQGRNLKLIQRDDGGLPQRSLDNLASLLGQDGADVLFGFTGDACVDAVTKSALFKQSERVLFAPMSGAGDASEQARVRYLRATYGEEVAAILATFRGAGLKSFAIAHASTATGRNARDAALALAKTRGIVATTVPLSGDAARLDKEAEAVLKLQPQAVVILADTIPTALLARALRARDPGLFVCATSGVDQNSLREVMGPAVAAGIVLSRVVPDPVRSTAPAVREFVRAFATNYDETPTPANLEGYLAARVLVEGLRRAGPSAGSGRLAGSLQEVSTSPLAESVSSTLAASKRYVDTSVITRSGAVAS, encoded by the coding sequence ATGAACAGGCGGCGTTTTCTTCTTGGCAGCGGCACGGGTGCGGCGCTGTTTCTCGCGAGCCCGCTGGCCTCCGCGCAGAGTTCGCGACCATGGGTCATCGGCCAGTCGGTCGATCTGTCCGGACCCACCCAGAACCTCGGTCGCGACTACTTCACCGGTGCGAAGCTCTGCTTCGACCAGGTCAATCGCGCAGGAGGCATCCAGGGACGCAATCTGAAGCTGATCCAACGCGACGACGGCGGCTTGCCACAGCGCAGTCTGGACAATCTCGCGAGCCTCCTGGGGCAGGACGGCGCGGACGTCCTCTTCGGCTTCACCGGTGACGCCTGCGTCGATGCCGTGACCAAGAGCGCACTGTTCAAACAGAGCGAGCGTGTGCTGTTCGCGCCGATGAGCGGGGCGGGAGACGCCAGCGAACAGGCGCGCGTGCGGTATCTGCGAGCCACCTACGGCGAGGAGGTGGCCGCGATCCTGGCGACCTTCCGCGGCGCCGGCCTGAAGTCCTTCGCCATCGCCCACGCCAGCACCGCCACCGGCCGCAACGCGCGCGACGCCGCACTGGCGCTGGCCAAGACACGCGGCATCGTCGCCACCACCGTGCCGCTGAGCGGCGATGCCGCCCGCCTCGACAAGGAGGCGGAAGCGGTGCTCAAGCTCCAACCTCAGGCTGTGGTGATCCTGGCGGACACGATTCCGACCGCCCTGCTCGCCCGCGCGCTGCGGGCACGCGACCCGGGGCTTTTTGTGTGCGCGACCTCCGGTGTGGACCAGAACAGCCTGCGCGAAGTCATGGGGCCTGCGGTCGCCGCAGGCATCGTGCTCTCGCGCGTCGTACCGGATCCGGTGCGCAGCACGGCACCGGCCGTGCGCGAATTCGTGCGTGCCTTCGCCACCAACTACGACGAAACGCCGACACCCGCCAACCTCGAAGGCTACCTTGCAGCACGCGTGCTGGTTGAGGGCCTGCGCCGCGCGGGCCCGAGTGCGGGAAGCGGCAGGCTTGCAGGGAGCTTGCAAGAGGTCAGCACCAGCCCGCTGGCCGAAAGCGTTTCAAGCACGCTCGCCGCGAGCAAACGCTACGTCGACACGAGCGTAATCACGCGCAGCGGCGCGGTCGCCAGCTAG
- the uvrB gene encoding excinuclease ABC subunit UvrB, translated as MVEYPNSPFRLHQPFPPAGDQPAAIDALVEGVEDGLMYQTLLGVTGSGKTYTMANVIARTGKPALVLAPNKTLAAQLYSEFKEFFPENAVEYFVSYYDYYQPEAYVPSRDLFIEKDSSINEHIEQMRLSATKSLLERRDVVIVATVSCIYGIGDPADYHSMILHLREGEKLSHREVVQRLVGMQYTRADLDFKRGTFRVRGDVIDVFPAENAEHAVRIEMFDDEIEHLTVFDPLTGHLKQRLARFTVFPSSHYVTPRATVMRAIEAIKEELRDRKDFYIRENMLVEAQRIEQRTRFDLEMLTEMGFCKGIENYSRHLSGRAPGEPPPTLIDYLPRDALMFIDESHVAIPQVGGMFKGDRARKENLVGFGFRLPSAVDNRPLKFEEFERLMPQSIFVSATPADYEAQHQGQVVEQVVRPTGLVDPVVIVRPAMTQVDDLLMEIRERVAVEERVLVTVLTKRLAEELTNYLAENGIKVRYLHSDIDTVERVEIIRDLRLGLFDVLIGINLLREGLDIPEVSLVTILDADKEGFLRSARSLIQTIGRAARNLNGTAILYADRITDSMKAAIGETERRRAKQVAHNEANGIVPRSVKKRIKDIIDGVYDAGAAAEAQRVESARADYAVMDEKALAKAIKALEKEMNEHARNLDFEKAAAARDELFRLRQRAFGADQHDAP; from the coding sequence ATCGTCGAGTACCCGAACAGTCCTTTTCGCCTGCACCAGCCTTTTCCGCCCGCCGGCGATCAGCCCGCGGCGATCGACGCGCTGGTCGAAGGGGTCGAGGACGGCCTGATGTACCAGACCCTGCTCGGGGTGACCGGCTCGGGCAAGACCTACACGATGGCCAACGTGATCGCGCGGACCGGCAAGCCGGCCTTGGTGCTGGCGCCGAACAAGACGCTCGCGGCGCAGCTGTATTCGGAGTTCAAGGAGTTCTTCCCGGAGAACGCGGTCGAGTACTTCGTCTCGTACTACGACTACTACCAGCCCGAGGCCTACGTGCCCTCGCGCGATCTTTTCATCGAGAAGGACTCGTCGATCAACGAGCACATCGAGCAGATGCGGCTCTCGGCGACCAAGAGCCTGCTCGAACGGCGCGACGTGGTGATCGTCGCCACCGTCTCGTGCATCTACGGTATCGGTGACCCGGCCGACTACCACAGCATGATCCTGCATCTGCGCGAGGGCGAAAAACTCTCGCACCGCGAGGTGGTGCAGCGGCTCGTCGGCATGCAGTACACCCGCGCGGACCTGGACTTCAAGCGCGGCACCTTCCGCGTACGCGGCGACGTGATCGACGTGTTTCCCGCGGAGAACGCCGAGCACGCGGTGCGCATCGAGATGTTCGACGACGAGATCGAGCATCTCACTGTCTTCGATCCGCTCACCGGCCACCTGAAGCAGCGTCTCGCGCGCTTCACCGTGTTCCCCTCCAGCCACTACGTGACGCCGCGCGCGACGGTGATGCGCGCGATCGAGGCGATCAAGGAGGAGCTGCGCGACCGCAAGGACTTCTACATCCGCGAGAACATGCTCGTGGAGGCACAGCGCATCGAGCAGCGCACCCGTTTCGACCTCGAGATGCTCACCGAAATGGGCTTCTGCAAGGGCATCGAGAACTACTCGCGGCACCTTTCCGGCCGCGCACCGGGCGAGCCGCCGCCGACGCTCATCGACTACCTGCCGCGCGATGCGCTGATGTTCATCGACGAATCGCACGTGGCGATCCCGCAGGTGGGCGGCATGTTCAAGGGCGACCGTGCGCGCAAGGAAAATCTGGTGGGCTTTGGCTTCCGCCTGCCTTCCGCCGTAGATAACCGGCCGCTCAAGTTCGAGGAGTTCGAGCGCCTGATGCCGCAATCGATCTTCGTCTCCGCCACGCCGGCGGATTACGAGGCGCAACACCAGGGCCAGGTGGTGGAGCAGGTGGTGCGGCCGACCGGTCTGGTAGACCCGGTGGTGATCGTGCGGCCGGCGATGACCCAGGTCGACGACCTGCTCATGGAGATCCGCGAGCGCGTGGCGGTCGAAGAGCGTGTGCTGGTGACGGTGCTGACCAAGCGCCTGGCCGAGGAACTCACCAACTACCTGGCCGAGAACGGCATCAAGGTGCGTTACCTGCACTCGGACATCGACACGGTGGAGCGGGTGGAAATCATCCGCGACCTGCGCCTGGGCCTGTTCGACGTGCTCATCGGCATCAACCTGCTGCGCGAGGGTCTGGACATTCCCGAGGTCTCACTGGTGACGATCCTGGATGCGGACAAGGAAGGTTTCCTGCGTTCCGCACGCAGCTTGATCCAGACCATCGGTCGCGCCGCGCGCAACCTCAATGGCACGGCCATCCTCTACGCCGACCGGATCACCGATTCGATGAAGGCGGCGATCGGGGAAACCGAGCGGCGGCGCGCCAAACAGGTGGCGCATAACGAAGCGAACGGCATCGTGCCGCGCTCGGTCAAGAAGCGCATCAAGGACATCATTGACGGCGTGTACGACGCAGGTGCGGCGGCCGAGGCACAACGCGTTGAATCGGCCCGCGCGGACTACGCGGTGATGGATGAGAAAGCACTCGCCAAGGCGATCAAGGCGCTTGAGAAGGAGATGAACGAGCACGCGCGCAATCTCGATTTCGAGAAGGCCGCCGCCGCCCGCGACGAGCTGTTCCGTTTGCGCCAGCGCGCTTTCGGCGCCGACCAGCACGATGCGCCCTGA